A single genomic interval of Lathyrus oleraceus cultivar Zhongwan6 chromosome 7, CAAS_Psat_ZW6_1.0, whole genome shotgun sequence harbors:
- the LOC127104798 gene encoding uncharacterized protein LOC127104798 — MASDAVVSSIKVMNQDLVKLDRFDGTNYTRWQDKMTFLLTALKVHYVLDPDLQPIPEPTENDSEELKKERKKRKEDELLCRGHILNTLSDRLYDLYTDNPSATEIWKALEFKFKAEEEGTKKFLISKYFDFKFLDSKPILSQVHELQVLVNKIKAVKIDIPETFQVGAIIAKLPPSWKGYRKKLLHSSEDFSLEKIQKHLRIEEESKEREKSEPPTHFKTNAVTNKGKKRHEESSWTKERT; from the coding sequence ATGGCTTCAGACGCTGttgtttcaagcatcaaagtgatgaACCAGGATCTTGTCAAGTTAGATCGATTTGATGGAACAAATTACACAAGATGGCAAGACAAGATGACATTCCTATTGACTGCCCTGAAGGTTCACTATGTTCTTGATCCCGACCTACAACCAATACCTGAACcaacagaaaatgattcggaagaaCTCAAGAAGGAGCGCAAGAAACGCAAGGAGGACGAACTGCTTTGCCGTGGACACATTCTGAATACTTTATCTGATCGTCTCTACGACCTCTACACAGACAATCCATCGGCAACAGAAATATGGAAGGCACTAGAATTCAAGTTCAAGGCTGAAGAGGAAGGTACGAAGAAGTTCTTAATATCTAAATATTTCGATTTTAAATTCTTAGATTCTAAGCCCATTCTTTCCCAAGTGCATGAATTGCAAGTTCTGGTCAATAAAATAAAGGCAGTAAAAATAGACATCCCTGAGACCTTCCAAGTCGGTGCAATTATTGCAAAATTACCACCTTCATGGAAAGGCTACCGAAAGAAATTGTTGCACAGTTCCGAGGACTTCTCCTTGGAGAAAATTCAGAAACATCTTCGAATCGAGGAGGAATCGAAGGAGAGGGAGAAATCAGAACCCCCTACTCATTTCAAAACAAACGCTGTGACCAACAAGGGAAAGAAGAGACATGAAGAGTCATCTTGGACCAAAGAAAGAACATAA